A single Eubalaena glacialis isolate mEubGla1 chromosome 18, mEubGla1.1.hap2.+ XY, whole genome shotgun sequence DNA region contains:
- the ZNF146 gene encoding zinc finger protein OZF, whose translation MSHLSQQRVCSGENPFACKVCGKVFSHKSTLTEHEHFHNREKPFECNECGKAFSQKQYVIKHQNTHTGEKLFECNECGKSFSQKENLLTHQKIHTGEKPFECKDCGKAFIQKSNLIRHQRTHTGEKPFVCKECGKTFSGKSNLTEHEKIHIGEKPFKCSECGTAFGQKKYLIKHQNIHTGEKPYECNECGKAFSQRTSLIVHVRIHSGDKPYECNVCGKAFSQSSSLTVHVRSHTGEKPYGCNECGKAFSQFSTLALHLRIHTGKKPYQCSECGKAFSQKSHHIRHQKIHTH comes from the coding sequence ATGTCACACCTCAGTCAGCAGAGAGTTTGTAGTGGGGAAAACCCCTTTGCCTGTAAGGTATGTGGGAAAGTCTTCAGCCACAAATCAACTCTCACTGAGCATGAGCATTTTCATAATAGAGAGAAACCTtttgaatgtaatgaatgtggaaaagcaTTCAGCCAAAAGCAGTATGTTATTAAACATCAAAATACCCATACTGGAGAGAAGCTTtttgaatgtaatgaatgtggaaaatCCTTCAGCCAGAAGGAAAACCTTCTTACCCATCAGAaaattcacactggagagaaaccttttgAGTGTAAGGATTGTGGGAAAGCTTTCATTCAGAAGTCGAACCTCATCAGACACCAGAGaactcacacaggagagaagcccTTTGTATGTAAGGAGTGTGGGAAAACCTTCAGTGGCAAGTCAAACCTTACAGAGCATGAGAAAATTCATATTGGAGAGAAACCCTTTAAGTGTAGTGAATGTGGAACAGCTTTTGGTCAGAAGAAGTACCTcataaaacatcaaaatattcacactggagagaaaccctatgaatgtaatgaatgtggaaaagccttctcTCAGCGAACGTCACTTATTGTACATGTGAGAATTCATTCAGGTGATAAGCCTTATGAATGCAATGTATGTGGAAAAGCCTTCTCTCAAAGTTCATCTCTTACGGTGCATGTGAGAAGCCATACAGGTGAGAAACCCTATGGTTGTAATGAGTGTGGAAAAGCTTTCTCTCAATTCTCAACCCTTGCTCTACATTTGAGAATACACACAGGTAAGAAGCCTTATCAatgtagtgaatgtgggaaagctttcagcCAGAAATCACACCATATTAGACACCAGAAAATTCATACTCATTAA